A single region of the Phycisphaerae bacterium RAS1 genome encodes:
- the moaC gene encoding Cyclic pyranopterin monophosphate synthase accessory protein: MVDVSAKPATARRAVASALVRIGAEAYSQLERAALPKGDALATAKIAGIIAAKKTSELIPLCHGLLPEYVDVRFERRPPDSIRIVAEARVEGKTGVELEALTAASIAALTLYDMCKAVTKDIVIGPIQLEEKTGGKSDWRRTRTLPEQPRD; encoded by the coding sequence ATGGTCGACGTGTCGGCCAAGCCGGCCACGGCTCGGCGGGCGGTAGCGTCGGCGCTGGTTCGGATCGGAGCGGAGGCTTACTCGCAGCTTGAACGCGCGGCGCTGCCAAAAGGCGACGCGCTGGCGACCGCGAAGATCGCCGGCATCATCGCAGCCAAGAAAACGTCGGAGCTCATTCCGCTTTGTCACGGGCTGCTGCCCGAGTACGTCGACGTGCGATTTGAGCGACGTCCACCCGACTCAATCAGGATCGTCGCCGAAGCCCGCGTCGAAGGAAAAACGGGGGTTGAGCTGGAAGCGCTGACCGCGGCGTCGATCGCGGCGCTGACGCTCTACGACATGTGCAAGGCGGTCACCAAGGACATCGTCATCGGCCCGATTCAGCTCGAAGAGAAGACCGGCGGCAAAAGCGATTGGCGCCGCACCCGCACGCTCCCAGAACAGCCGCGCGACTGA